In the genome of Mesorhizobium sp. NBSH29, the window TGTTGGACAGGCCGGACTGATGCCGAATGGGGAAGTGATGCCTAAGAAAGTCATGATAGTCGAGGACAACGAGCTCAATATGAAGCTCTTTCGCGACCTTATCGAGGCCAGCGGCTACGAGACCGTGCGCACCCGCAACGGGCTCGAGGCGCTTGATCTGGCACGTGAACATCGCCCCGATCTCATTCTCATGGACATTCAGTTGCCCGAGGTTTCGGGATTGGAAGTGACGAAATGGCTGAAACAGGACGATGATCTTCACGTCATCCCGGTCATTGCCGTCACTGCTTTTGCGATGAAGGGCGACGAGGAGCGCATTCGCCAGGGTGGGTGCGAGGCCTATATCTCCAAGCCCATCTCGGTCCCACGTTTCATCGAAACCATTAAATCATATCTAGGCGACGCCTGATGGCCGCTTTTGGGGAGCTCTTCGTCTGATGACCGCGCGTATTCTCGTTGTTGACGACATACCAGCCAACGTGAAGCTGCTCGAAGCCCGGCTTCTGGCCGAGTATTTCGAGGTACTCACCGCCAGCAATGGTCCCGATGCCATCGAGACCTGCGAAAATGGCAAGGTCGACGTTATCTTGCTCGACGTAATGATGCCGGGCATGGACGGATTCGAGGTCTGCCGCCGCCTGAAAAGCGACCCGGCAACGGCCCATATTCCGGTCGTGATGGTCACCGCGCTCGACCAGGTCGCCGACCGTGTGCGTGGGCTAGAAGCCGGCGCCGATGATTTTCTGACCAAACCGGTCAAGGATCTGCAACTGATGACAAGGGTCAAAAGCCTTGTGCGGCTGAAGATGCTGACTGACGAGCTACGTCTGCGCGCCTCGACCACGCGCAATATCGGCATCGAGGAACTATTGAGCCGCAAGCATTTTGATGACGGCACGACGCCTAAAGTCTTGCTTATCGACGGGCGCGAATCATCCATCGAGCGGATGCGCAAAATGCTGCGTCAGGTCGCCGAACTCGACGTGGTGACTGATCCACATGCCGGTTTCTTCCAGGCCGCCGAAACGCCCTATGACTGCATCATCGTGTCGACGGCATTTGACGATTTCGATCCCTTGCGCCTGTGTTCGCAATTGCGCTCGCTTGATCGTACCCGTTTCATCCCTATCATGCTGGTGGCTGATATCGGCGAAGATGACCGCATCGTTCGGGCGCTTGATCTCGGCGTCAATGATTTCCTCGTCCGACCGGTTGATCAGCACGAACTGACGGCCAGGCTGCGTACGCAGGTCAAGCGCAAGCGCTACAATGAGCAACTACGCGCGAGCGTTACCGAGACCATCGAAATGGCGGTCACCGACGGCCTGACCGGGCTGCACAACCGCCGCTACCTCGACAGCCATCTGCAGACGCTGTTTGACCGCGCGGTAGCGCGCCGCCGCCCACTATCGGTGATGATCACCGATATCGACCGGTTCAAATCCGTCAACGATACGTTCGGCCATGATGGCGGCGACGATGTGCTGCGTGAATTTGCCCGTCGCTTGCGCAAGAATGTGCGGGGCATCGATCTTGCCTGCCGGTTCGGCGGCGAGGAGTTTGTCGTCGTGATGCCAGACACGGAGGCCCACGTTGCCGAAAAGGTGGCCGAGCGCATCCGCGCTGAGATTGCCAGCACACCTTTCGCTATCGGCCGCGACGGCCAGACGATTGAAGTGACGGTCAGCGTCGGCGTGTCTTCGCTGCTGCGCGGGCTGGACTCCGTCGAGGCGATGATGAAAAGAGCCGATGTAGCGCTTTATGAGGCCAAAACGGGTGGTCGCAACCGGGTGGTTGCCAAGGCGGCCTGAACGGGGGCTGGCAAGGGCTTGGCGCCGATCCGGCGCACAAAATTTAACCTTGTTCAGACGTTTCGATCCGGTTGGTTAAGAAACCATTGATTTTCAGGTGACGTTACGCGACTGTCGGCTCGAAAGAGGCGACCGTGAGCGTGGAGCTTATGAGCGTTTCAGGAATACCCCATGATCTCAGGTCCGCCGCATCTCCTGGGTCCGTGGGGTCGGCCGGCCGGCGCTGGCAAATAGTGGCCTCCTCGTACCGCTGCCAACCGCCGACCGGCCCCCAATTTTCCGCAACGAAAAACGCCGCCCCGGAGGGCGGCGTTTTTCGTATTCATGCCTGCGACCAGATCTTACTTGATCTTGGTTTCCTTGAACTCGACATGCTTGCGCACGACCGGGTCGTATTTGCGGAAGCTGAACTTGTCGGTCTTGGTGCGGCTGTTCTTGCTGGTGACATAGAAGAAGCCGGTGTCAGCCGTCGACAGAAGCTTGATCTTGATGTTTGCGGCTTTGGCCATGGTTCTCGTCCGTATGTTCGATTATTCTGGAGCCGCTGGTCCACAGGACGTGACGTCCCGGAGCGCGGAAACTTGGCGCGACACATAAAGGTCGCACCGCAATTGTCAAGGCGTTGTGCGCCGCGCCATCATACGACTTCCCACCAGAACAAGATATCCGACGAAGAACAGTGCCAGCGCATAGCCGAATCCCGGCGGACCGAAAACATCCATGCCGATGCCAATGGCCTGCGGCCCTACAAGCATCCCGAAACCATAGCAGAAGACGAATGCCGCATTGGCTGAGGCGAGGTCACGCCCTGTGAGGCGTGAGCCGAGATGGGCCAGGCCGATTGTATAAAGGCCAGCCACCACGCCGCCCCAGATGAAAAGCATTCCTGCGGTGAGATGCCAGTTGTTGCCCAGCGCGGGCAGCACCATCATCCCTGCGAGCCCGACCGCCGCGCAGATGGCGAGAAGAATACGGCGATCGCGGATGCGGTCGCTGATCAACCCGAGCGGGATCTGCATGAGTACGTTGCCCAACCCGATCATAGTGAGCAGCTGTGCAGCTTCAGCCTCGGTGTAGCCGATCCGATTGCCATAGATCGGAAATAGCGCAAAACCGCCGGTTTCTACCGCTCCAAACACCAGCACCGCCGCAGTCGCAGTCGGAACAAGCCAGATGTAGCGTAGAAAGCTGGTTACTTCGCCCTTTTGAGCATGAATCTCGGGGCTCTCTTTGTAGGCTGCAAGAACCGGTAGTGCCGCCAGCAGGATAAAAACAAATGTGATGCCGAACGGCCGAAACCCGCTGCTGCCAATCTGCGAAAAAAGCCACGGTCCAAATGCGAATCCTAACGAGAGAACGGTGGCATAGATGCCCAGCACAAAACCCCGCCGATGCGGCGGCGCCGAGGTGCTGATCCAGAATTCGGAAAGAATGAAAAGCACGGTGAGCGCTATGTGCAGCACGATCCGCAGGGGAAACCACATCCAGAAATGCGGAACGAAATAGAAGCCGACGAACGCAAATGCGCCCAGCACAATCATCGCCAGCATGGTCCACACCACGCCAAAGCGCGCGGCGAGCGGCGTTGCCATCGGCGCAGCTGCAATCGAGGCAAGGCCCGCGACTGCCGTGTTGAGGCCAATCATTGATGCGGAAAACCCGCGTGATTCGAGGATGATGCTGAGAAGCGGAACGCCGAGCCCGATTGCGATACCCACAACACTGATCGACGCGATAGCCGCCGATATCGACAGCCAACGCATCTCGTCGGGTGCTTTGCCGTCGGGAGAAAAGCTTCCATTCATGGCGGGACCTAGAGGATGTCGCGGACGATTCGATTGCGGACCATGTGATAGAACGGCACGTCTCCGCCAGGCCGTAGCAGCGGATCGTGCTCAAGCCGCTTTTCGATATCGGCAAGCACCGTCTGTGTCACGCGGGGGATATCCATTTTCCGCGCTTTGTCGATAGGCAGCCAAACCAGTTCCTCAAGTTCCTCGGTCGGGCCACCATCTGGCAGCGCCACGGCCACGTCGCTGCGCCAGGCTGCAAAGAACCATGTGTCGAAGCGGCGCACCCGGCGCGGCGGCGTGATCGCGCGTGCCACCAGTCGCAGCGTCTCCAGCGAAGGGTGTACGCGATGTTCAGCAAACCCTTGCCAGTCAGCCATATCTGTTTGAAAGGGCTGGGAGTGGCCGATCAGCAGCCCGGCTTCCTCATAAGTTTCTCGCAGCGCCGAAAGTGCTATCGCACGAACGCGCCGGTCTGAAATTTTCTTTCCGCGGCTGGCAAGTTTGGCCGCTTCATCGGGGTGGAGCGGCTGCATCACAGGGATGCGACCGTCATCAGGATCGGTTCTGCCACCCGGGAACACAAACTTTCCAGGCATGAAAGCGTGGCGTTTATGCCTGCGTCCCATCAGGACGTGGAAGCCGCTGCCGACACGGTCGAGCAGAATGAGGGTGGCTGCGTCGCGCGGGCGGAGTTGTTTTCCGACAAATGCGAAATCGCGCGATTCGTCGCGATCGATCTCAGCCCGCGTCATCCCCTCCATCATGACATCAGATGTCCTTGACCAGTTCTTCTTCGCCACCAAAACCATGCATGTATCCGGCCCATTGCAGGCCGATCACAGCACCTTTGATGGGCCGCAGCAACGCCAGTGCCGAGCCGATTGTCAGGGGGATCCACACGAAAAAATGCTGCCACATCGACCAGGTGCTAGTGGCTTCGACAGCCATGAAAGCGCCGACCACGATGTGACCTACAATGACCACCACGAGGTAGGCCGGCAAATCGTCGGACCTGTGATGATGCAGATCTTCGCCACAACTGGCGCAACGATCAACGGGTTTGATGAATGAGGAAAACAGTTTGCCTTCGCCGCAATGCGGACAGCGGCCTGCAAATCCGCGCATCATTGCGTTGAGAAGTGAGCGCACTGGGCGCATCGGAGATTTCGTGTCGCCAAAAACCTGTTGTTCCATCACCGTCTCTTGCTTCCCCGCTTCGGTTGCGAAGCGCGCGCTCTGGTCCGTGGGCCCTTTTTTGCCTTGTGAAACGACCGTTTCGAACCGGGCAGGGGCTTTGGATCCGTCAGCATTTCAAACCGCATCGCACCTGCCAGCGGCGCGACTTCGATGAGACGGACCTCAACCCGGTCCGCAAGCTGAAAGCCTGCCCCGGTCCGCTCGCCCACAAGCGCGCGCGCCGTCTCGTCAAATATATAGTAATCTCCGTCGAGCGATGACACTGGTATGAAGCCATCTGCGCCATACTGCGGCAATTGGACAAACAGTCCCGATTTGGTCACACCCGACACACGCGCATCGAAGCTTTCATCAACGCGTTCAGCGAGATAGGCGGCAATCAACCGGTCGACCGTGTCCCGTTCGGCAGCCATGGCGCGGCGTTCGGACGCAGAGATGAGGACGGAAATATCCTCCAGCCGGCCTTCTTCGTCGGCGGATAGCCCGTCCGCGCCGAGTCCGAGCGCTGATATCAACGCGCGATGCACGATCAGATCGGCGTAGCGACGAATGGGCGAGGTGAAGTGCGCATAACGCAGCAGATTGAGCCCGAAATGCCCGATGTTGTCCGGCGTATATTGCGCCTGGCTCTGCGAGCGCAGCACCACTTCGTTGACCAGCGCCTCATTGTCGGCACCGCGCACCCGCTCCAGGATCGAATTAAACTGCGATGGGCGCAGTTGCGCCCCCCGCGCCAGCGAAAGCCCGAGGGTCGCCAAAAACTCCCGTAACGATTCCTGCTTGGCCATGGAAGGCCCGTCATGCGCGCGGTAGATCAGCTTTTGCCGTTTGGCCTCCAGCGTTTCGGCAGCCGCGACATTAGCCTGGATCATAAATTCTTCGATCAGCTTATGCGCATCGAGCCGCTCGGGCACGACCACTCGGTCGACAGTGCCATCTGACTTGAGCAAAATCTTGCGCTCAGGCAGGTCCAGCTCCAGCGGCTCGCGCTTGTCTCGCCCGCGCTTCAGAATGGCATAGGCGTCCCAGAGCGGCTTCAGGATCGGCGCCAGAATTGGACCGGTCGCATCGTCAGGATTGCCGTCAATGGCCGCCTGTGCCTGCGGATAGGACAGCCGCGCCGCCGACCGCATCATGATGCGGTGAAAGGTGTGGCGGATCTTTCTACCATCCGACGCATACGTCATCCGCACGGCAAGGGCAGGGCGCTCCACCTTTTCCTTGAGCGAGCACAGATCATTGGAGATTCGCTCCGGCAGCATCGGCACCACGCGGTCGGGAAAATAGACCGAATTGCCGCGCTTCAGCGCTTCCCGGTCAAGCGCTGATCCTGCCCGCACATAAGCGGCGACGTCGGCAATGGCCACGGTGACGATCACGCCATCAGGGTTTTTCGGGTCCTGATCGGGCTCGGCGAAGACAGCGTCATCGTGATCCTTGGCATCAGCCGGGTCGATGGTGACCAGCAGAACCTTGCGCCAGTCCTCGCGCCCGGACATCGATGCAGGGCGCGCAGCCTCTGCTTCCTCGATCGCCGCTTCGGGCATGATATGTGGAATGTCATGCGCGTGGATCGCGATCATGGAGACAGCTTTTTCGCTGGTCAGCGAACCGATGACAGTCAGCACCTTGCCCTTGGCAAGTCCATAACGCCCACTCGTCTTTGCCGGCGCAACCTCCACCAGGTCGCCAGGTTCGGCACCATTCACAAAGTCATTGTCGATGACCAGTTCCGGTTGGCGTCGCTCGACCGGTTCAAGTCGAAACGTGCCGTCGCGGGCAACCCGCAAAACGCCGAGCACAGCTTCCTGGCGCTTGTCGAAAACTTTTATGACGCGGCCCGTATAGGCAGGCCCGCCGCCGGGCTCCTTGTTACGAAACAACTTGGCCATCACGCGGTCGCCAATGCCGGGAGCGCGGCCCTTGGACGTCCTTGATAGTTTGATTGCCACGATCACGGTCGGGTCGGCGTTGTCCTCGCCGCCAGCGACAGGCCTGGCCAAAAGCCCCCCATCCTTGTCGCGTGAAAAAATTTCAAGCGGCGTCACCGGAGGAAGTGTGCCCGGGCGCTGGAGACGCCGGCCGGTCTTCTGCACCGCGCCGTCCTCTTCGAGGTCGCGCAGCATGTCCTTCAGCCAGATGCGATCATCGCCCTTGAGCGAAAAGGCGCGTGCGATGTCGCGCTTCCCTGCCAGATCCGGGTTTTCGGCGATAAAGGTCAAAATGTCGTCGCGTGATGGTCGGTAGGAACCAACTAACTGGGCGTCGTCATGCGCCTCACCGGACGGGTTGCCACCTTTGGTGTTGCGTCCGGAAATGCGCCTTGCCAAGATTGATCAGCCCTTTTTCTTGCCGCGTGCGGGTTTTTTTCCGCCGCCCTTCGCTGCCTTTTCGGCAACTAGTGTGAGCGCATCCTCCAGGCTGACCGTCATCGGGTCACGGCCTTTGGGCAGCGTTGCATTGATCTTGCCCCAATTCACATAGGGCCCATACTTGCCGTCGCGCACTGTGATCGCGCCGCCATCTGGATGCGCGCCAAGATCCTTCAACGCAGCCGGCGTGCCGCCGTTCCGGCCGCCGTTGCCCTTCAGCTGCTTTTCAGCAATCAGCGATACAGCACGGTTGAGGCCGATGGAAAACACGTCTTCGGCACTTTCAAGATTGGCATAGGTTCCGTCATGAAGGACAAATGGGCCGTAGCGTCCAATGCCAGCGGAAATCATTTTTCCGGATTCCGGATGCGCTCCGACGTTGCGTGGCAGCGCGAGAAGCGCCAGTGCCTTCTCATGGTCCATGGCATCGGCAGTCCAACCCTTCGGCAGGCTGGCGCGCTTGGCCTCTTTGCCATCGCCACGCTGGACATAGGGGCCAAAACGCCCGGTCTTCAGCGCGATTTCCTCGTTGGTATACGGGTCTTTGCCCAAAACCTTGTCGCCGCTTTCGCCGGCAGCCGCTTCGCCATCGCCGTTGATCGCATCCGTCAACTGCCGTGTAAAACCGCATTCGGGATAGTTCGAGCAGCCGACAAAGGCGCCATATTTGCCGAGTTTCAGCGACAGACTGCCGGTTCCGCATTTTGGGCAGATGCGCGGATTTGATCCGTCTTCGCGCGGTGGGAACGCCAAGGGTGCGAGCGTTTCATTGAGGGCATTGAGCACGTCAGTGACGCGCAACTCCTTGATGTCCTCGACAGCCCCCGAAAAATCCTTCCAGAAGTCGCGAAGAACGTCCTTCCATGACAGCTTTCCGTCGGAAATTTCGTCAAGCTTTTCTTCGAGCGAGGCCGTGAAATCATATTCCACATAACGGCTGAAAAAGTTTTCGAGGAACGCAGACAGGAGCCGGCCCTTGGCCTCAGGGATCAGCCTGCGCTTTTCAACGACGACATATTCGCGGTCTTCCAGCGTTTTTAGCGTCGCCGTGTAGGTGGAAGGCCGGCCAATGCCGATCTCTTCCATCTTCTTGATCAGCGTGGCTTCCGAGTAGCGCGGCGGGGGTTCGGTCGAATGTTGCGTGACTGTAACAGTGTTGCGCGCAAGGGTCTCGCCAGCGCGAATTTCCGGAAGGCGTTTGTCTTCCTCGTCCTCGGCGTCCTCGTCCTTCTGCTCGGTATAGGCCGCCAGAAATCCGTCGAAGCGAACTACGGAACCAATAGCGCGCAGCGTTGCCGCCTTGCCGCCGTTTGTGGCCTCGATTTCGGCGGTCGTGCGCTCGATCTCGGCCGGCTGCATCTGGCTGGCGATTGCCCGCTTCCAGATCATTTCATAGAGGCGCGCCTGATCTGCATCCAGATAGGCACGCATCTTCACCGGCGTGCGTGAGAAGTCCGTGGGGCGGATGGCTTCGTGGGCCTCCTGGGCATTCTTCGCCTTGGTCGAATAAAACCGCGGCTTTTCGGGCACATATTTGTCGCCGAATTCCGACGCGATGGATTCGCGGGCAGCAGAGATTGCTTCAGGTGCCATCTGCACACCATCGGTACGCATATAGGTGATTAGACCGGCGGTCTCGCCGCCCATCTCCATACCTTCATAAAGCCTCTGGGCAACCTGCATCGTACGCACCGCTGAAAATCCGAGACCGGACGATGCTGCCTGTTGGAGTGTCGACGTAGTGAACGGTGGTCCAGGATTGCGCTTGGTCGGCTTGGCATCGACAGTCAGCGCCTTGAAGGCGGCGCCGTCCAGCATCGCCTTGATTTCATCGGCCTGCGCCTGGCTCGATATATCGAGCTTCTGCAAACGCTTGCCTTCGAACCCGGTAAGCTTTGCTTCAAAGTTTTCCGCCCGCGGCGTTCCGAGCAGCGCACCGATCAGCCAGTAGTCTTCGCGGATGAAGCGTTCAATTTCCGATTCGCGGTCGCAGACGAGGCGCAAGGCTACAGATTGCACGCGGCCCGCCGAGCGAGCCCCGGGCAGCTTGCGCCATAGAACCGGCGAGAGAGTAAAGCCGACCAGATAATCGAGCGCACGGCGAGCCAGATAGGCGTCGACCAGCGGGACGTCGATGGCGCGCGGATTGGCCATAGCCTCGGTGACTGCCTGCTTGGTGATGGCGTTGAATACGACGCGGCTGACCGGCTTGTCTTTCAGCACCTTCTTTTGGCGCAGAACTTCCAGCACATGCCACGAAATGGCTTCACCCTCGCGATCCGGATCGGTCGCGAGAATGAGGCCGTCGGCATCTTTAAGTGCCTTGGCGATGTCTGTCAGACGCTTTGCCGAAGCCGTATCAACGGCCCAGCTCATGGCAAAATCCTCGTCGGGCTTTACCGAGCCATCCTTGGCAGGCAGATCACGCACATGCCCGAACGAGGCCAGAACCGTATAGTTCTTGCCGAGATATTTATTGATTGTTTTCGCTTTGGCCGGCGATTCGACGACGACTACGTCCATGAGTACTCATCTGGCTGTGACGCGCGAACCGCAGGCAAAACCGCGCGGCGGCGTTCGAAATGTCGTCCGTGACATGGCTGCGGATTCCCCTGCGGTCAAGGGCAAGGTTCAAAATGAGCGCTCCACTACCTCTCACAACCCTAAGAATAGGTAAAAATTCCTTGCAACTTTAACGAAAAGACATACTATCGAGACAATCACCGATTGTGTATCCCACAGTCTCCCGATCATTATCACGCATGCGGTACCCCGACATGGAAAAGACATCGACCATGCACCCCGAAATTGTCCGGAACAGGACCGCAAGGCTCGATTATCTCCAGCAAATGCTTCGGGAGATGCGGGAACTGGCAGAAGCCGAGCGCTGTGATATGCTCGTCTACCTGATCGAAATGGCTTACTTGGAGGCGAGTGACATCATTCGCGGACTGCGCCCTTCACGAATCCGGAGAGATCAGCGAAACGCAGCCCCCGGCGTGCCGCTCAAGACGGCCAGCAAGGTCTAGTTCCAGCAAGATCATGAAAACCTGTGCCGGGTGTAGGCCAGTGTGACGAATCAACTCGTCGATCCCGCAGGGCACCGGTCCCAGCGCCTCGATCAGGCGTTGGCGGTCGTCATCCTTTGGCGGCGGCGTCGCCGAAAAATCAGGCGGTTCTTCGAATTGTACCGGTGGCGGCAGTGGTTGGCCGATCAACGGCGCGATTTGTTCTGTGATATCGCGCGCTTCGGTCACGAGGATTGCCCCGTCCTTCAAGAGCCCGTTCGTCCCGGCAGCGCGTGGATCGAGCGGCGAGCCGGGCACGGCGAAGACAAGCCGGCCCATTTCGCCGGCCAGCCTGGCGCTAATAAGCGAACCGGACCGCTTGGCGGCCTCCACCACCACCAGCCCGAGCACCATTCCGGCAACAATGCGGTTGCGGCGCGGGAAATCGCGCGCCCGCGGTTCCCAGCCGAACGGCATTTCGGAGACCACGGCACCGGCTCCACCGAAAATTTCTTCGTATAGCCCGATATTCTCGGGAGGGTATGGATGGTCAAGGCCACCCGCAAGCACCGCTACAGTCCCGGTCGGCAGCGACCCTTCATGAGCCGCTCTGTCGATGCCGCGGGCAAGCCCCGAGACGATGGAGTAGCCGTCGCGTCCAAGCTCTACAGCAAGGTTTCTCGCCATTTTGATGCCGGCAAGCGATGCGTTTCGCGCCCCCACGATTCCAATTGGCGGCAATTGAAAGACGGCCGGATTGCCTTTCACCGCAAGCAGCGGCGGGGCGTGGTCCATGCGTCTGAGAAAGGGCGGATAGTCCGGTTCACCAATCGCAAC includes:
- a CDS encoding response regulator, with product MPKKVMIVEDNELNMKLFRDLIEASGYETVRTRNGLEALDLAREHRPDLILMDIQLPEVSGLEVTKWLKQDDDLHVIPVIAVTAFAMKGDEERIRQGGCEAYISKPISVPRFIETIKSYLGDA
- a CDS encoding PleD family two-component system response regulator — its product is MTARILVVDDIPANVKLLEARLLAEYFEVLTASNGPDAIETCENGKVDVILLDVMMPGMDGFEVCRRLKSDPATAHIPVVMVTALDQVADRVRGLEAGADDFLTKPVKDLQLMTRVKSLVRLKMLTDELRLRASTTRNIGIEELLSRKHFDDGTTPKVLLIDGRESSIERMRKMLRQVAELDVVTDPHAGFFQAAETPYDCIIVSTAFDDFDPLRLCSQLRSLDRTRFIPIMLVADIGEDDRIVRALDLGVNDFLVRPVDQHELTARLRTQVKRKRYNEQLRASVTETIEMAVTDGLTGLHNRRYLDSHLQTLFDRAVARRRPLSVMITDIDRFKSVNDTFGHDGGDDVLREFARRLRKNVRGIDLACRFGGEEFVVVMPDTEAHVAEKVAERIRAEIASTPFAIGRDGQTIEVTVSVGVSSLLRGLDSVEAMMKRADVALYEAKTGGRNRVVAKAA
- the rpmG gene encoding 50S ribosomal protein L33, encoding MAKAANIKIKLLSTADTGFFYVTSKNSRTKTDKFSFRKYDPVVRKHVEFKETKIK
- a CDS encoding MFS transporter, producing the protein MNGSFSPDGKAPDEMRWLSISAAIASISVVGIAIGLGVPLLSIILESRGFSASMIGLNTAVAGLASIAAAPMATPLAARFGVVWTMLAMIVLGAFAFVGFYFVPHFWMWFPLRIVLHIALTVLFILSEFWISTSAPPHRRGFVLGIYATVLSLGFAFGPWLFSQIGSSGFRPFGITFVFILLAALPVLAAYKESPEIHAQKGEVTSFLRYIWLVPTATAAVLVFGAVETGGFALFPIYGNRIGYTEAEAAQLLTMIGLGNVLMQIPLGLISDRIRDRRILLAICAAVGLAGMMVLPALGNNWHLTAGMLFIWGGVVAGLYTIGLAHLGSRLTGRDLASANAAFVFCYGFGMLVGPQAIGIGMDVFGPPGFGYALALFFVGYLVLVGSRMMARRTTP
- a CDS encoding NUDIX hydrolase, whose protein sequence is MEGMTRAEIDRDESRDFAFVGKQLRPRDAATLILLDRVGSGFHVLMGRRHKRHAFMPGKFVFPGGRTDPDDGRIPVMQPLHPDEAAKLASRGKKISDRRVRAIALSALRETYEEAGLLIGHSQPFQTDMADWQGFAEHRVHPSLETLRLVARAITPPRRVRRFDTWFFAAWRSDVAVALPDGGPTEELEELVWLPIDKARKMDIPRVTQTVLADIEKRLEHDPLLRPGGDVPFYHMVRNRIVRDIL
- a CDS encoding DUF983 domain-containing protein, with product MEQQVFGDTKSPMRPVRSLLNAMMRGFAGRCPHCGEGKLFSSFIKPVDRCASCGEDLHHHRSDDLPAYLVVVIVGHIVVGAFMAVEATSTWSMWQHFFVWIPLTIGSALALLRPIKGAVIGLQWAGYMHGFGGEEELVKDI
- the rnr gene encoding ribonuclease R, which translates into the protein MARRISGRNTKGGNPSGEAHDDAQLVGSYRPSRDDILTFIAENPDLAGKRDIARAFSLKGDDRIWLKDMLRDLEEDGAVQKTGRRLQRPGTLPPVTPLEIFSRDKDGGLLARPVAGGEDNADPTVIVAIKLSRTSKGRAPGIGDRVMAKLFRNKEPGGGPAYTGRVIKVFDKRQEAVLGVLRVARDGTFRLEPVERRQPELVIDNDFVNGAEPGDLVEVAPAKTSGRYGLAKGKVLTVIGSLTSEKAVSMIAIHAHDIPHIMPEAAIEEAEAARPASMSGREDWRKVLLVTIDPADAKDHDDAVFAEPDQDPKNPDGVIVTVAIADVAAYVRAGSALDREALKRGNSVYFPDRVVPMLPERISNDLCSLKEKVERPALAVRMTYASDGRKIRHTFHRIMMRSAARLSYPQAQAAIDGNPDDATGPILAPILKPLWDAYAILKRGRDKREPLELDLPERKILLKSDGTVDRVVVPERLDAHKLIEEFMIQANVAAAETLEAKRQKLIYRAHDGPSMAKQESLREFLATLGLSLARGAQLRPSQFNSILERVRGADNEALVNEVVLRSQSQAQYTPDNIGHFGLNLLRYAHFTSPIRRYADLIVHRALISALGLGADGLSADEEGRLEDISVLISASERRAMAAERDTVDRLIAAYLAERVDESFDARVSGVTKSGLFVQLPQYGADGFIPVSSLDGDYYIFDETARALVGERTGAGFQLADRVEVRLIEVAPLAGAMRFEMLTDPKPLPGSKRSFHKAKKGPRTRARASQPKRGSKRR
- the topA gene encoding type I DNA topoisomerase; translation: MDVVVVESPAKAKTINKYLGKNYTVLASFGHVRDLPAKDGSVKPDEDFAMSWAVDTASAKRLTDIAKALKDADGLILATDPDREGEAISWHVLEVLRQKKVLKDKPVSRVVFNAITKQAVTEAMANPRAIDVPLVDAYLARRALDYLVGFTLSPVLWRKLPGARSAGRVQSVALRLVCDRESEIERFIREDYWLIGALLGTPRAENFEAKLTGFEGKRLQKLDISSQAQADEIKAMLDGAAFKALTVDAKPTKRNPGPPFTTSTLQQAASSGLGFSAVRTMQVAQRLYEGMEMGGETAGLITYMRTDGVQMAPEAISAARESIASEFGDKYVPEKPRFYSTKAKNAQEAHEAIRPTDFSRTPVKMRAYLDADQARLYEMIWKRAIASQMQPAEIERTTAEIEATNGGKAATLRAIGSVVRFDGFLAAYTEQKDEDAEDEEDKRLPEIRAGETLARNTVTVTQHSTEPPPRYSEATLIKKMEEIGIGRPSTYTATLKTLEDREYVVVEKRRLIPEAKGRLLSAFLENFFSRYVEYDFTASLEEKLDEISDGKLSWKDVLRDFWKDFSGAVEDIKELRVTDVLNALNETLAPLAFPPREDGSNPRICPKCGTGSLSLKLGKYGAFVGCSNYPECGFTRQLTDAINGDGEAAAGESGDKVLGKDPYTNEEIALKTGRFGPYVQRGDGKEAKRASLPKGWTADAMDHEKALALLALPRNVGAHPESGKMISAGIGRYGPFVLHDGTYANLESAEDVFSIGLNRAVSLIAEKQLKGNGGRNGGTPAALKDLGAHPDGGAITVRDGKYGPYVNWGKINATLPKGRDPMTVSLEDALTLVAEKAAKGGGKKPARGKKKG
- the dprA gene encoding DNA-processing protein DprA; protein product: MNNSPAAGSPRLSHRQRIQWLRLIRTDNVGPATFRDLINRFGSAETALEMLPELMISGGARRLSRIPSADDAEAELEAASAYGARFVAIGEPDYPPFLRRMDHAPPLLAVKGNPAVFQLPPIGIVGARNASLAGIKMARNLAVELGRDGYSIVSGLARGIDRAAHEGSLPTGTVAVLAGGLDHPYPPENIGLYEEIFGGAGAVVSEMPFGWEPRARDFPRRNRIVAGMVLGLVVVEAAKRSGSLISARLAGEMGRLVFAVPGSPLDPRAAGTNGLLKDGAILVTEARDITEQIAPLIGQPLPPPVQFEEPPDFSATPPPKDDDRQRLIEALGPVPCGIDELIRHTGLHPAQVFMILLELDLAGRLERHAGGCVSLISPDS